The DNA window CCAGTTATAGAGGGGCTTCCCCTCACTATACCCTCTGTCATACCCAGAATCTTCATGCCGTCATACTCGAGTACAACATATTCACCCATACCAGGCATTGTCTTTGAAATAAATACTGCACTGCCAGGACTGCTTTCACCTATACATAATCCAAGAATACTCATTTCAGTGCCTCCCTTCCAGTTTTCTCTGTTATTCCAATCATAGATGCAAAACTGTCTATGTTTTTAGCCCCGATAACAACCTCTCTGTGAGCCTTTCTCAGTAGATAGGGATAACCATCTATTGAGAAATATTTTACCCTTTCCAGAATATGTTCTGCATCCTTCTCTGTAATCTCTCTTGGAGCTTCAAACATGAGAACCTGCTTTTTATCCTCCAGCCTTGCATAAAATCTGCTGAAAACCATACTCCTGAAAAAATTGCTGTAAACAGGAAAATCTCTTTTAACAGTTTTCTCATATATCTTTGAAAAACCCTCCTTAGAGGAAACTTCCTCAAAGCCTGCCATATCAGGTATCTCATACCCAACCCTGGTGTCAGTGGAGGTCTTTGATATACCAACCACTTTTTTAATACCCTTCTCCAGAAGGGCAGAGATAGAATAAAGGTATTCAATATACTCAAGAAAGAATATTTCTTCATTTTCAAGTCTTTCTTCCCTGGCAATTTTCTTTGATATTACTTCATTACTACTCCTCTCTATCTCAGGAAGATAACTTAAAATTTTATTCCTGCCCTCCATGCTAAGGCTGTAGAGTTCTCTTGGAGCTAACAGGTCGGCATATATGGAGCCATCAAGCATTAAAATATCAATATTTTTAATGTGCTTCAGTGCTGTTTTAATTTCAAGTATTGTCATGTAGAGACTCAGCCTGTCCCTGACATATCTATAGGGATAGAGGAAATCAATATCAGCAATACCATCCATTCTGAGTTTGCCATCATATATAACACTGGTTGCATTTAAGGCATAAAGCACAAGACTTTTGTATTTCCTGTGGTTTACACTCCCATCCTCAGCTCCTGCTATGGATTCCTTAGCTTCAATCTCTACCTCTCTCCATTCATCCCTGAAAACTGTAAAATCTGTCCTTGATTTAAGATTTTCCACATAATTCTGAAGCTCTTTCCTTTTTCTGGCAAAGGCTTCATAGGTACTCTGAAGCATGATTTTAATTGGGGCACTATAGTAATAAAAACTTTGGTAGAGCATCGGAAAAGTGTATATCCTCCGACTTAAATTAAGTATGAAGAAGCTAGAGTTTCATCTCCCTGTCTGCTCTGATAAGAAAACTGTGCGTGAAAAAGAATGAAAAGAGAGAAGTTATTATCGACAGGGAATCTTTGCAGTGGGGGTGTTGGATACAAAATTAAAGCGAAATTTCTGGAACATTTTTAAAATAAAAAATTGTTGACACATGGTTTTTCAGAAAGATATATAAAAACTGGAGTCTAAGCTAGTGTTGTCCTTTTGTGTTGGGAATTCCTGTAAGGGAGAGATAAAGTCAATCACCCACAGCTAAAGCACGTGGGCTTGTTCCGTGAGGAATAAGGGTAACAGGTTGATTAGGAGGTATTGAAGAATGCAGAAGTTATTGGTAGAGCTAAAGAACACACCAGGGGGGCTCCTCCTCAAGAGAATACATACAATCTCACTTAAAGATACAATCTTTTTTGTTAGTGAAAAGGTTTATTATGCCTGAGAGATATAGGAAAAATTGGAGGCAGAATTCTTGAGGAGAGGATTTTATCTTTTCGGTGTCCTGATTGTCCTTATTATTTTTTTTATTTTTGAGGCGGTAGCAATGAACGCCAGATATCAAGATGTCTCTAAACTGGGCGATGGATCATCTCATGACCTTAAACAACCTGTTAAATATAGTATAACAGAGAATAAAATACCCCTCATTTATTATGGGTCCGTGGACGGTGTTAATCTTGGGTATCAGATGGCCCCTCAGATAGTGGCTTTAAAGGCCAGGGAGGCCTTTTATGATTATAAAAAAACTGGAAATAAAAGCCAGCTGGAAAGGGCACTTTTTCTGACAGATTTCCTTTTGAACAATTCCACCCCTGAAGCCGGAGGAGAATTCCTCGTAATAAAGTATGATTTTTCCTGGCCCCCCTACAATCTCAAGACCGGGTGGAGGGGTGCCCTCTGCCAGGCAGGGGTTCTTAAAGCCCTCCTTTTAGCCTATGAGAACACAGGAGAAACCAGATATTTAGAGGCGGGAAACAGGGTTTTAAAGGCCTTTGAAGTCAGTGTAGATAAAGGAGGTTTCAAGGATGAAAGGACTGATGGAAGAAAGTCCTATTTATGGCTTCCCGAGTATGTGAGTCCCAACCCTCCCTATGTGCTCAATGGCTTTATAACAGCCCTTTTGTGGATAAGGGAGTATGGTGTGGCCACATCCAATTCCAGAGCATTGAAAATCTACTCCGAAGGAATAGTATCTTTGAAGCATTTTGTACCCCAGTACGACTGCGGTTCCGGGTGCAGCTACTATGATGCCAGTAAAAGGGTTGCCAGCAGGCATTATAATGACTTACAGGCCCGGCAAATGAAGTGGCTCTACAACCTGACAAAGGACCGGATGTTTCTTAAATATTATGAGAGGTGGAGTCAGTGAAGAAAGTTGTCTTTCTTCTTATGATAGCTGCCCTTTCCCTGGGGACTGGAATTCTTTTGGCGGAGGGGGAAAGTTGGGAGAATCCTCCGGTTAAAAAAAACCTGACCGTGGTTTTGAGCTTTGATCTGGAAGTGCCTGAAGGTATTAATAATCTTCCATGGATTCTTAAAACTCTGGAGAACCACAGCGCCAGAGCAACCTTTTTTGTTACAGGAGAAATGGCACGCAGGTACCCGGGGGAAATACAACTCCTGGTTGAAAAAGGCAATTCTGTGGGTTCCCATGGAAATTATCATGAGTACCCTATCTTTTCAAAAAAAGGGGCTATTGCTCTTTCGCTTTATTCAGGAAGGAGTTTTAATTATATATGGAAGAGGAGTACGAAGACCGTAGAAGACTTCCGCATAGCTTTAATCAGGTCCAGGAAAGCGCTATATAAGGCTACAGGGAGATATCCAGTAATGTACCGTTCGCCCATACTTACGCCCTCGGTAACCAGGAATATGTCCTACTTAAAGGTGCTAAAGGAGACTGGATTTAAAATTGATAGCAGTCTCCTTAGAAGGTATATGGATATAAAAAAACCCGTTGTAAATATGGATGGAATTGTTGAGGTCCCGCCATCCATATCAGATGGAAGCTTCACAAACATTAAAATGTGCCTGAATTCTGCAGAATATCATGCCAGGATGGGTTACCCGTTTGTAATATATATGCACCCATGGAAGTTCACAGGCCAAGAGCACAGGGAGAGTTTTCTGAAGCTTATATCAGACCTGGAGAAAAAGTATAATGTGAAGTATATGCGAGTAGATGATGTTGCAGTAAACTACTCCCGCTAAATCAGGAAGCTTTCCATCGGAGGTTGAGTATAGTGCACAGCACCACTGAGAACCTCGTCATCTGGACGAAAGAGCTGGTTTACAGCAACTCCAGCATTGGTAAGCCGGGAAAAAGATTTAGGGTTGGTGAAACCTTGAAGAACAATTTATAGAAGGTGCCAAAAATATAATGGCCTTATAGAACCGGGATAAAAAGTGAATTCAAACTTTGTTTTGGTGGGGATATAGGCTGTACTCAGTATTCCTATCCTTAGATAGATTACTGATGATAATATTGAAGGGGAGGGATTCAAGAGAGGCTATATGCATCTTTCAGGGAGGGCATGTATATTATTATTTATAATATTGACCGTCATCTTGCTTATTTTTATTTCCATGGTGTTTCCAATATCTATCTTTGTTTTGTTAATGTGCACTCTGGTTCTGGTGTTATAATAGTAAAAAGTAATTATACCGTTACACAACTCAGATAACAAAGAAATATATTACCGAAATTAGTTAAATCCGAATGTGTTAAAAATGCTACAAGAGTCATCAAAATAAAACATAATAAAATATTAGAGGTCAAGGAGACGGAAAATGGATATACTTGTAACAGGAGGCTGCGGGTATATAGGTTCACATACGGCAAAAGCTCTGAAGGAAGCTGGTTATAACGTGATTATCCTAGACAATTTTTCTCAGGGGCTTAGAGAGTTTGCTAAATTTGGAGTTCTGTATGAAGGTAATACAGGTAATGAAGCTCTTTTAAAAGAAATATTTGAAAAGCATGATATAGAAGCTGTGATACATCTTGCTGCTCTCAGTGATGTAGGGGAGTCTCTATCAGAGCCAGCGAAATATTATGAAAATAATGTGTGTCAGACGATGAAGCTTCTCAGGGTTATGATTGAACATGGAATAAAAAGGATGATATTCTCCTCCACCTGCGCAGTTTATGGCATTCCAGAAAAAATTCCTATACGAGAGGAGCATCCGAGAGCACCTGTTACTCCCTATGGAAAAACCAAACTTGCAGTTGAACATATACTTGAAGATTTTTCCAGAGCCTATGGCTTAAGATATGTGAGCCTGCGTTACTTCAATGCTGCCGGAGCCGACTACAGAGCAGGCATCGGCGAAGACCACTCCCCCGAGACTCATCTCATACCTGTTGTTCTGGATGCTGCCATGGGAAGAAGGAAAAAGGTTAATATATTTGGAACAGATTACCCTACCAGAGATGGCACATGCATTCGAGATTATATTCATGTTGCAGACCTCACGAGGGCTCATCTCTCAGCATTAATGTATCTGGAGGAAGGAGGCGACAGCGATGTTTTCAATCTGGGTATTGGGGAAGGATTTTCAGTAAGAGATGTTATTGAGGCAGCCGGAAAGGTAACAGGTAGGGAGATAAGAGTTGTGGAGGCACCAGGAAGACAAGGAGACCCACCTGTTTTAATCGCTGATAGCACAAAGGCAAGAAAAGTTTTAAACTGGAAACCCGAGTATTCTTCTCTTGAAAAAATTATAGCATCTGCCTGGGAATGGCACCGAAAGAGGTTTTTCAGGAAATAATGGTTAAACCATTCTTGTGGCAGCCTTTTTCAGCCGATTCATAATGGCAACTCCTATCCCTGTTTCCTCGACACCCTCTGCAACTATTATTTCAATGCCTCTGTCATCAAAATAACGGAGGGCTGCAAAGATATTCGAGGCATATTCTTCAATACCCGTACCTGCATTGAAAACCTCTGCAACCTGTAAATTCTTCTCTCCCCTTGTTATAACACCAACCTTTTTTTTAACCTTCAGGGCTTCTCTTACAGCCTTCTCAAGCCTGTCCTCTGAAACAAGCCATAGCTCAGCTTCCGGTGCATAGTGTCTGTACTTCATCCCTGGCGAGACAGGCTTATCTGCAGCACCGGTTTTAGATCTATTATTAAACTCTACATTGCCTGTAACCTTCTCAATCTCCTCTATGGTTACTGCGCCCGGGCGAAGTATCAGAGGCTTATCCTCAGTCAGCAGCATAACTGTAGATTCAAGTCCTATTCTGCATCTGCCAGAATCTATTATACATGCGATTTTTGAGTAGAAATCCTCAATTACATGCTCAGCTTTTGTAGGGCTCGGCCTTCCAGAAAGATTGGCACTGGGAGCGGCGATAGGCACAGATGAAAACTCAATAAGCTGAAGCGCAACTTTATGGTCAGGCATACGGATAGCAACAGTATTTAACCCGGCAGTTGCCTCGGGTGGAACCTCCGAAGATTTTTTAAGAATTATAGTAAGGGGACCTGGCCAGAAAGCTTCCATAAGCTTCTCTGCAACAGAAGGAACTTCTTCAACAAGCCTGTACACCTGTTCAGTTCTTGAAATATGGATAATAAGTGGGTTATCCAGAGGTCTTCTCTTTGCTCTGAAAATCTTCTTTATTGCATCTGGATTCATAGCATCGGCACCAAGACCATAAACTGTTTCAGTGGGAAAT is part of the archaeon BMS3Bbin15 genome and encodes:
- the galE_1 gene encoding UDP-glucose 4-epimerase, with the translated sequence MDILVTGGCGYIGSHTAKALKEAGYNVIILDNFSQGLREFAKFGVLYEGNTGNEALLKEIFEKHDIEAVIHLAALSDVGESLSEPAKYYENNVCQTMKLLRVMIEHGIKRMIFSSTCAVYGIPEKIPIREEHPRAPVTPYGKTKLAVEHILEDFSRAYGLRYVSLRYFNAAGADYRAGIGEDHSPETHLIPVVLDAAMGRRKKVNIFGTDYPTRDGTCIRDYIHVADLTRAHLSALMYLEEGGDSDVFNLGIGEGFSVRDVIEAAGKVTGREIRVVEAPGRQGDPPVLIADSTKARKVLNWKPEYSSLEKIIASAWEWHRKRFFRK
- the pgdA_1 gene encoding peptidoglycan deacetylase, producing MKKVVFLLMIAALSLGTGILLAEGESWENPPVKKNLTVVLSFDLEVPEGINNLPWILKTLENHSARATFFVTGEMARRYPGEIQLLVEKGNSVGSHGNYHEYPIFSKKGAIALSLYSGRSFNYIWKRSTKTVEDFRIALIRSRKALYKATGRYPVMYRSPILTPSVTRNMSYLKVLKETGFKIDSSLLRRYMDIKKPVVNMDGIVEVPPSISDGSFTNIKMCLNSAEYHARMGYPFVIYMHPWKFTGQEHRESFLKLISDLEKKYNVKYMRVDDVAVNYSR
- the ywlC gene encoding threonylcarbamoyl-AMP synthase, which codes for MTLILKIDTEKPERDKILKAAGFIRKGEVVAFPTETVYGLGADAMNPDAIKKIFRAKRRPLDNPLIIHISRTEQVYRLVEEVPSVAEKLMEAFWPGPLTIILKKSSEVPPEATAGLNTVAIRMPDHKVALQLIEFSSVPIAAPSANLSGRPSPTKAEHVIEDFYSKIACIIDSGRCRIGLESTVMLLTEDKPLILRPGAVTIEEIEKVTGNVEFNNRSKTGAADKPVSPGMKYRHYAPEAELWLVSEDRLEKAVREALKVKKKVGVITRGEKNLQVAEVFNAGTGIEEYASNIFAALRYFDDRGIEIIVAEGVEETGIGVAIMNRLKKAATRMV
- a CDS encoding hypothetical protein (D-glucuronyl C5-epimerase C-terminus) encodes the protein MRRGFYLFGVLIVLIIFFIFEAVAMNARYQDVSKLGDGSSHDLKQPVKYSITENKIPLIYYGSVDGVNLGYQMAPQIVALKAREAFYDYKKTGNKSQLERALFLTDFLLNNSTPEAGGEFLVIKYDFSWPPYNLKTGWRGALCQAGVLKALLLAYENTGETRYLEAGNRVLKAFEVSVDKGGFKDERTDGRKSYLWLPEYVSPNPPYVLNGFITALLWIREYGVATSNSRALKIYSEGIVSLKHFVPQYDCGSGCSYYDASKRVASRHYNDLQARQMKWLYNLTKDRMFLKYYERWSQ
- a CDS encoding nurA domain protein: MLQSTYEAFARKRKELQNYVENLKSRTDFTVFRDEWREVEIEAKESIAGAEDGSVNHRKYKSLVLYALNATSVIYDGKLRMDGIADIDFLYPYRYVRDRLSLYMTILEIKTALKHIKNIDILMLDGSIYADLLAPRELYSLSMEGRNKILSYLPEIERSSNEVISKKIAREERLENEEIFFLEYIEYLYSISALLEKGIKKVVGISKTSTDTRVGYEIPDMAGFEEVSSKEGFSKIYEKTVKRDFPVYSNFFRSMVFSRFYARLEDKKQVLMFEAPREITEKDAEHILERVKYFSIDGYPYLLRKAHREVVIGAKNIDSFASMIGITEKTGREALK